DNA sequence from the Ochotona princeps isolate mOchPri1 chromosome 5, mOchPri1.hap1, whole genome shotgun sequence genome:
cactccccaaatagctgcagtggctggacttgggccagctggaagccaagagtcaggaactccatccgcgTCTCCCATAGGGATTATAAGGGCCCTCATCACctgctttgctaggcacattagcatgaaaaTGGAATATGGTATCATACTTACATAGGATTCCATCATGCTCACATGTGATGCTGGCTTTCAAAGAGCTAGCTTTATCTGTTGAAGCACAAACCAAGATTTTTAGtatacaaataaatcatttttggttttccttttttttttaataaaaaacaatttcATGTGTTTTACAAATACAGTTTTAATAACATAATATTTCCCACTTCACCCTTCATCCCTTGCTGTCATCCTCACTCCttgttccttatttttctttaaattttacaatgatgtacttttaatttgctaacACAGCTCAGCCCTCCACTAAATAACAACTTCCACAAGTAgtgagtgaaaaaacaaacctgtTCCTCAGGAGTAGATACAGGGCTGTAAACAATAGTCCAATCTCAAAGTACAGATTTTATGCATAGACGTTTTTTATACTCTGTAAATTGAAATTACCACAAATCAAGGAAAGCATAGGTATtcgtctttttgggattggccatttcactgagtataatgatctccagttgcatCCACATTGTTACAAAGACAGGCTTTCATTTtacatggctgagtagtattccattatgtATATTTAACACAATCTCCTTATCAagtatctgggttgattccatatcttagctatggTGACTTGAGCCACTAAGAACATGAAGATTAAAATCACTCTTTCATATTGCTTGGTTTCATTCCCTCTGGGTAAGGTTCCGGGAGAGGTGGGGATACCTAAGTCATATGgcagctctattttcagattcCTGAGGAATATTCATTCTGTATTCCATTATGGttttactagtttacattccccaTCGTCAGTGTACTGTGGTACTTTTTATGCAACATCCATAAATTTCTTGATggtgagaaagaaatgaaaaaagtaattaaacgattaaataattttgttatatattttcacatttcaattttagattCTCTTGGAAAGATTAGAATATATTCATTCTGGATCCTGACAGTTGTTTTCATTTCAGAGAAGGACTACATACACATTACCTATTTTcatacaaactttttttaaagatttatttatttttattgcaaaatcaaatatacagagaggagaaacagagaggaagatcctctgtccgatgattcactccccaagtgagctgcaatggctggtgctgagccgatccgaagccaggaaccaggaacctcttccgggtctcccacacggatgcagggttccaaagctttgggctgtcctcaactgctttcccaggccacaagcagggagctggatgggaagtggagctgccgggattagaaccggcgcccatatggggtcccggggcattcaaggtgaggactttagccactaggccacgccgccgggccccatacaaATTTGATTGCACCTTATCTACATTGATCTACTTTTATCAGTACATTGTCTTCAGCACTGGCTTCTGTTTCCTTTAAAGATTGAAATCTTTTTTAAGTGGAAGGCAGTTGAAGAGCCTGTTGTCAAGCACATATGGCCAAAATTGCGTCCAAAGTGTAGTCCCTGATGTGGGAGCTGAGACAGATGTTTAAGAGGTccctgagagcaggagagaggccAAATACTGTACCAGGATTGATCAGAAGTACCAACCTCAGCCCAGTGTGATcacctggtggctaaatcctagccttgcatgcaccaggatcccttataggtgccagttcatgtcccagctggtccacttcccatccagcttgttgtttgtggcatgggaaagcagtcaaggacacccatgtaggagacctggaggaacctcttggctcctggcttcagatcagctcagctctggccattgcagccacttggggagtgaaccagcaaatggcagatctttcctcctctctgtatatctgtctttccaataaaaaaaattacaaaaattaaaaagaaatcttaaaaaataaagtaccaACCATATAGTAGAGTGCCTCTTATTCAGCTGAAATACAGCTTTAATCTTCTTAGGTTAttttatttaaacagaaaatgtAATCTATTATTTTGAACTATCTCAGCAATCCTGTCAATATGTAGTAGGCATTATATATACATGAATCTGTAAATCTCTTTTTCTTCCAATTTAGATTTGATTGCTAAGTAAGGGATTTGTAATAATTAGTCCACTTCTAAGAAATATGTTTAGGGGTCAGTGCTGCGGCTAGCAAGCTAAccttccaccttcaagcaccagcatcccacacagagaTCAATATGTTCCATTCACTGTCCAAAGATCACAACAGTCAACTCTGGGCAGattgaaaacaggagccaggaactccagctgagtCTCCCCCGGATGCAGTAACCTATGTCCAAGAAGAACACTATTAAACACCTTTCAGGTTAAAAGTTGAACTTTGATTGCATAACCTAGATTATTTGGAAATACTGAAAATGTTTCTAAGACTGCTGAAAAGGATATTGTCCTAAAATAGGATTctgtttataataaaaatgtatttgttgttTCTCTGAAATTCAAGTTTAAATTGGTAtactaacatttttatttttctgaatgtaGCAACCCTAATATAAAACcgtcattttgaaaataaatgtttcagtgCTGGCATTTGGTACACTGGATTCGGCTcttctacaatgctggcatcccatggttttttgtttttttttttttacactttttttaaaaaggtttatttgttttcattgcaaagtcagatatacagagaggaggaaatacagggaggaagatcttccatgattcgctccccaagcagctgcaacagctggagctgagctaatccgaagccaggagcccagcacctctttcgggtctgccacatggatgcagtattccaaggctttgggcagtcctcgacttcattcccaggccacaagcagggagctggagggaaagtggagcctccgggattagaactggggcccatatgggatcccgtcgcattcaaggcgaggatgcgCCAGCCCATCCatggttttgagtcctggctgctccacttccagtccagctctctgccagtgacttgagaaagccacagaagagcagaagatggcccacgtgtttgggcccttgccacgcAAGtgcgagacctggatgaagctcctggctcctccttttggcctggccaagtcccagccattacagctaGTTAGATAGTGAATCAGTAGCTGGAAGATTTTTGTTGTCTCTTCTCTGTctaggtaactctgcctttcacattaatctttaaagaaaaaaaatgtttaaaagtacaTGAAGTATAACTGTCAGAGCAGATACAAAGTTTGatgcctaatttttaaaaaatgaaaagacttcATCTTGTAAACAAAAACATTCACTACTTTTTTTGAAAACACACTGTCATGTGCTTTGTATCCTAGGCAGTGAGATCACTCAAGGAGACAATAGAAGACTGCTGGGACCAGGATGCCGAGGCTCGGCTCACTGCGCAGTGTGCTGAGGAGAGGATGGCTGAACTTATGATGATATGGGAAAGGAACAAGTCTGTGAGCCCAACAGTCAATCCAATGTCTACTGCTATGCAGAATGAGCGGTAAGAACCTGTGGGCTTTAGCATCTAGTAGCCAGTATTGGAATCTGATACTGAACAAATAATAGCAAATAAATTATGTTAAACCGGTCCAATGTTGCAGTCCTTAACTTATATGATCTAATGTTGTAATTTTTCTTCTAaggaaatgagaatttttttattgttttatgatacagtttaataggcGCTGGGGtttcccatctccctccccaagttccctttcctctcctctgttcttccctccactcacaatgggtgtcttttgtgaattttcacaaattCATCATGTTACCCCTGAGTTATCTCCCAACAATTTAGATTATCAGCCATTTtgttgtgagtccatccttgtagtaCATGTATGAGGacttacttctctctgtttccacttaCGAACATAATAATTTCTGCCGCATTCCATAATGTATCCCCTTGAgtacaatccaccatggggggtgggaAATAGTGCACCTTCAACCACGTGAAGTTCATGAACATATAACAAAGGTATCAGTGTGACACTAGGGTGGTGAAAAGAGTGTCTAGCATCTTCATGCAGGAATAAATGCCAGCATGTGACCCAAGGCACTAATGAAGCTACAATGAGGACTAGATCCTCATTACTTATGGCAGTAGCAATAACAATGCTAAAagggacattaacaatctcaggtgattactTAAGGattgtttgtttgaaacacagaacaccaccaagagaaggagaggcgacagagggagagcaagagctcttgtccaaatggctgcaatagcccagTCTGAATAacaaccagaagccaagaactccatcgtGGTCTCActtgtgggagacagggaggccacacagttggaccatcttccactatcTTCCCAGGGAACTGGTTCAAGCTAATATTTGATGCcaccattgcaggcagtggcttaacttgctgttccacaacactggcctctaaaGTTGTAATTTTTCATTCTACATTCTCATtcttctgaaaatgtttttgtaTCAATGCAAGATGGAATCTGTTTTTTGCAATTGAAGATGAAACAAAAGATGGGGCTGGTGTTTTAGCTAGTGCTTAAGATGCCAGTTAGAATGCCTGAGTTCCGTGTTAGAGTGCCTGAATTTGATACCTGCCTCCAGTTTCCATTGTAGCCCTTGGGAAGCAACAATAAATGACCCAAGAAGTTGAGTCCCTACCTCTGATATaggagacgtggatggagtttTCAACTCCCAACTTCATCttgatctgcttctctctgtctctcttgattTGTTCAGTCCTTTCTGTATTCCATTCTTTTTATCCAAGAGCAATTTCTGTTATGCATTTTGGGCCATAAATGAGCTTTACTACTAATTAATAAATAGTTTGAATTAGCTTCAGAAATAAAGTATGCCCTAACAAATCAAAGAAGGTAGAGAGTCGAACTAATGTAAACATCAATTTTCTCATTTACACATACTTGAGGACAGTCTTCTGCTCTGATTCCCTTCATCTCTGTGTTTTCCATTTGCTCTAGTATTCTATTTATATTCCTCTCAAGAATCTAAGTTTTGACCTTAAAGGTATTGGAACACTTCCTGAGTGGGAATAAGAAATCCTTGATGCCTGCTTgctttggctattttttttttgctttgtcatTCATCTTCACAGTCTACATTCATTTCTAGTCTTTCTAAGTTTCCCCTAAATCCTAGTTCATGCAACAGTCATTCTCATTgtacattttacttttattgaataTTAACTTCTGTGCCTCCTTAGCTTCCTTTTCTTTTGCTATGTcacagtttttcttctttcttttcctgtcatTGCTCTTAAACTTCATCAGTCTTACGTAGCACAGTTTCTTTCATTGCTGTTTTTTTCCAGTAACAGTTGTGTATTTTAATGTCCCCAGTGTTATACCTTAATTGTTTAGTTtatctggtttttattttaacctgattttaaataatgtaaatatATTATAATGTGACGACTGTGAAGAGCAGTGTATAACTAGAGAACAGTTCTGAATCTTATCATGGCTATGGCTCAAGACTATCCCAGAAAGATTATGTTGCTAGCCTTTTCCTCTTCATGAAGGGCTTTGAAACAATCTAAacgttcaaatttttttttaaatgagttgacCTTTGGTATTTAGTTGGTAACGTACTGTTCAGTAAGACACAAGGTATCCAGAATTAAGGAAATACAAAAGAAGTAAGAGCTATGGTTCCTCTGCTCACAAGATATATTATCTGTATGAATATATGGTTCATAaacattattaaatttattcttgTAAATGGATGTTTATGTAAGTTATCTTGATTCGTGTAGATTTTTCAGTATGCTTAATCCTTGTGCAGCTGACACTTAGCAAATTACTGAGTTTTGATTAGACATTTTAAGTAATTTCTAAAATAGTATGAGctagaaattaaatgaaaagcagGTTGGACTTtaatttcagaaatattaaatTTGGAGAGAATTTGTTATACATGTACATTTTCAGTGTgacacttttttccttttttttttttaagcaacctGTCACATAACAGGCGTATGCCAAAAATTGGCCCTTACCCAGATTATTCTTCTTCCTCATACATTGAGGACTCTATCCATCACACTGACAGCATTGTGAAGAATATTTCCTCTGAGCATTCGATGTCCAGCACACCTTTGACAATAGGGGAGAAGAACCGAAATTCAATTAATTATGAACGGCAGCAAGCACAAGCTCGAATCCCCAGCCCTGAAACAAGTGTCACCAGCCTGTCCACCAATACGACAACCACAAACACCACTGGTCTCACTCCAAGCACTGGCATGACTACTATTTCTGAGATGCCATACCCAGAGGAAACCAATCTTCATGCCACAAATGTTGCACAGTCAATCGGGCCAACCCCTGTCTGCTTACAGCTGACTGAAGAAGACTTGGAGACTAACAAGCTAGACCCAAAAGAAGTTGATAAGAACCTCAAAGAAAGCTCTGATGAGAATCTCATGGAACATTCTCTGAAACAGTTCAGTGGGCCAGACCCATTAAGCAGTACCAGTTCTAGCTTGCTTTACCCACTCATAAAGCTTGCAGTAGAAGTGACTGGACAGCAGGACTTCACACAAGCTGCAAATGGGCAAGCATGTCTAATTCCTGATGTCCCACCTGCTCAGATTTATCCTCTCCCCAAACAACAGAACCTTCCTAAGAGGCCTACTAGTTTGCCTTTGAACACCAAAAATTCAACAAAGGAACCCCGGCTAAAATTTGGCAGCAAGCACAAATCAAACTTGAAACAAGTAGAAACTGGGGTTGCCAAAATGAACACAATCAATGCAGCAGAACCTCATGTGGTGACAGTTACTATGAATGGGGTGGCGGGAAGAAGCCATAATGTTAATTCCCATGCTGCCACAACACAGTATGCCAATGGAACAGTACCATCTGGCCAGACAACCAACATAGGGGCACATAGGGCCCAAGAAATGCTGCAGAATCAATTTACCAGTGAAGACACCAGACTGAATATTAATTCAAGTCCTGATGAGCACGAGCCTTTACTAAGACGAGAGCAGCAGGCTGGCCATGATGAAGGTGTTCTGGATCGCCTGGTGGACAGGAGGGAACGACCATTAGAAGGTGGCCGAACTAAttccaataacaacaacagcaatccGTGTCCAGAACAAGATGTTCTTACACAAAGTGTTCCAAGCACAGTTACAGATCCTGGGCCATCAAAACCCAGAAGAGCACAGAGGCCTAATTCTCTGGATCTTTCAGCCACAAATATCCTGGATGGCAGCAGTATGCAGAGTAAGTGCAGACATCCTGTGTGTCTTTACTTAGGATCAGATTGTGTTTTCAATTAGTAACTATTTACCTTTATTtaccatttttgaaaaataagccATTTGGCTGGGCCTTAGAAGTAATTAcagcatttttaagaaaaatgtgattAGAATTTTATCATAAAAGAATTAAATCAACATTAATAGTCATCAGAAAAATTATTATGTGCATTATATGCCTTCTGTTTCATAATACAGCTCTCAAACTGAATCAGTTTGAGACTCAAAATAGTAGTATGCTAGTGTAACTTGAGATACTTGTGAATATTTACAGCTATTATATCTACATTTAGGTTTTATTAAATTAACCTTAATAAATCTAGAAGTCCagagaaatttcaaaaaatgtctCTATAAAGAAACTACAAAGTTGTGCTCAGTTTCTTAGTGTGAGAGTTACATGTTGAGTCTCTCACACCTGTAGCATTGTGCTGTGGGCTCTTAGCAACATAAACAAAGTGATGTTTGGTTTCTGTCCCTAGGAGAGttacaatacaagaaaatcaaGCCTCCCCAAATCGGTAACAGTCATCATTACATAAAAGTCTCTATGTTATATAGTACATAGGAGAGAAAGTTAGGTTGTTTGGTTGTCAAGGACTTACAAGATGACCTGAAGAAAGGTTACAGGTCTCAAAAGCCCTTCTCCTTTGCTTGAGTGGCTTGTATTATGGACTAGTTGACTTACTCCTATTATCAGGCTTTGTTTCAGTAAGGCATCTTCTTAGGTATGAGAAGAGGGAATTACTAGAGAATTTGTACTGTAATATTGCTGTCCGCCCTCCCATAAAAATATTGTATGTATTTAAAGTTTCATCCACTGCTAGCTGGAATGATTCAATACATTTTACCCAAATAAGATTTCTACCAAAACTGAAGGATTTGAAAATATAGTTGGAAGCTTAGAATTTTCTCCAACACTTTtaccttttgaattttttttctgtctctttcttggcCCTATGGAATAATTCAACccattatgaaaatatttgtctTAAAGAATCTCAAAGCTTTTCACTGCCTAcataaaagataaacaaatgctaaagaaaaatctcaaaaataagtTGGTTGTTGCCAAAAAAAAACATTGCCTGTTTTCATGACTTTAAGAAATGTCCATGAACACTGCAAACATTGATTTGATCTGTTTGTGAGTTGCAGCCCTAACCCTTTACTTTTCACCAGTTTCTTCagaaatcattcatttttctgtACTTTTGTTTTCATAGGTGAGTCAACACAAGATGGCAAATCAGGATCTGGCGAAAAGATCAAGAAACGTGTGAAAACTCCCTATTCTCTGAAGCGGTGGCGTCCCTCCACCTGGGTCATCTCCACTGAACCGCTGGACTGTGAGGTCAACAACAATGGCAGCGACAGGGCAGTTCATTCTAAATCCAGCACTGCTGTTTACCTTGCAGAGGGAGGCACTGCCACAACCATGGTGTCTAAAGATATAGGAATGAACTGTCTGTGAAATGTTCTCAAGCCTACggagtgaaattatttttttgcatCATTTAAACATgcagaagatatttaaaaaaaaaactgctttgtcCCCCTGTCAGTACCCCTTCCCACTCCTGCAACCAGGACTTGCTTTAAATAGATTTCAGCTATGCAGAAAAATTTAGCTTATGCttccatattttttaattttgttttttttttaattttttgcactTTTGTTTAGTCTTGCTAAAGTTATATTTGTCTGTTATGACCACagaattatatgtgtgtgtatcaaaagtggtctcaaaatatttttttaagaaaaaaaaagcaaaaacaacataTTGCTGATAATCAGTTTGGACCAGTGTCTAGAGGTCATTAAAACAGAAGCAAATTAAGACAGGTTTGACTGCAGTGGTGTCTGATACTCATGTTTTATTTCTGGGCACGAGCTAGTCTGTGTGTTGATATGTTCCTGAACACACTCTCTGTTGGATGTTCTTTTCTCTTGTGTTTTGTTTGAATGTGCAATAGTCTGTAGGCCACAAATAAGCTTTCTTGTAAGCTCTCTTCCCAGTGGGTCACACATTCTTCCATAATTTGAACGCttttcttccccatctcccataCTTTTTGTAGGTCAGTTCTTGACAGTGAATTTTGCACAGGAGAAAGCattatttcttgctttctctctccttagCATGGAGAATgcagaaataaaatttcaaagggCTTGAAACAAGGAACTACAAAACCTAATTTGAaaatgccatttctttttttttttttttaaagatttattcattttattacagccagatatacagagaggaggagagacagagaggaagatcttccgtccgatgattcactccacaacgggccggtgctgcgccgatccgaagccgggaaccaggaacctcttccgggtctcccacacatgtgcggtgtcccagtgcattgggctgtcctcaactgctttcccaggccacaagcagggagctggatgggaagtggagctgccgggattagaaccggcgtccatatgggatcccggggctttcaaggcgaggactttagccgctaggccacaccgccgggcccaatgccaTTTCTTTTTACCTTCCAAattctaggctttttttttttttttttaaatatttggttcTGGTTTTAGAAGTGTGTAAGAGCATGGAACAAAATATAGGAAATGAACTATCagtcttatt
Encoded proteins:
- the BMPR2 gene encoding bone morphogenetic protein receptor type-2, whose protein sequence is MPPSRPRPQRVPWLLGAILLVSTAAASQNQERLCAFKDPYQQDLGIGESRISHENGTILCSKGSTCYGLWEKSKGDINLVKQGCWSHIGDPQECHFEECVVTTTPPSIQNGTYRFCCCSTDLCNVNFTENFPPPDTTPLSPPHSFHRDETIIIALASVSVLAVLIVILCFGYRMLTGDRKQGLHSMNMMEAAASEPSLDLDNLKLLELIGRGRYGAVYKGSLDEHPVAVKVFSFANRQNFINEKNIYRVPLMEHDNIARFIVGDERVTADGRMEYLLVMEYYPNGSLCKYLSLHTSDWVSSCRLAHSVTRGLAYLHTELPRGDHYKPAISHRDLNSRNVLVKNDGTCVISDFGLSMRLTGNRLVRPGEEDNAAISEVGTIRYMAPEVLEGAVNLRDCESALKQVDMYALGLIYWEIFMRCTDLFPGESVPEYQMAFQTEVGNHPTFEDMQVLVSREKQRPKFPEAWKENSLAVRSLKETIEDCWDQDAEARLTAQCAEERMAELMMIWERNKSVSPTVNPMSTAMQNERNLSHNRRMPKIGPYPDYSSSSYIEDSIHHTDSIVKNISSEHSMSSTPLTIGEKNRNSINYERQQAQARIPSPETSVTSLSTNTTTTNTTGLTPSTGMTTISEMPYPEETNLHATNVAQSIGPTPVCLQLTEEDLETNKLDPKEVDKNLKESSDENLMEHSLKQFSGPDPLSSTSSSLLYPLIKLAVEVTGQQDFTQAANGQACLIPDVPPAQIYPLPKQQNLPKRPTSLPLNTKNSTKEPRLKFGSKHKSNLKQVETGVAKMNTINAAEPHVVTVTMNGVAGRSHNVNSHAATTQYANGTVPSGQTTNIGAHRAQEMLQNQFTSEDTRLNINSSPDEHEPLLRREQQAGHDEGVLDRLVDRRERPLEGGRTNSNNNNSNPCPEQDVLTQSVPSTVTDPGPSKPRRAQRPNSLDLSATNILDGSSMQSESTQDGKSGSGEKIKKRVKTPYSLKRWRPSTWVISTEPLDCEVNNNGSDRAVHSKSSTAVYLAEGGTATTMVSKDIGMNCL